A stretch of the Candidatus Eisenbacteria bacterium genome encodes the following:
- a CDS encoding N-acetyltransferase, with product MAEVFVHAKGINESDDVGSGTRIWAHAHVMKGAKVGRDCNIGDGAFIETGAVLGNCVTVKNGVSVWDRVTCEDYVFLGPNAVLTNDPVPRSHPDYKGHQEKWLPTLLCEGTTIGANATIICGTTLGRWCFVGAGAVVVRNVPSHGLVVGNPAHQIGWVCRCGQRLPENLTCSCGKRYRKSDGGLRPAE from the coding sequence GCAAAAGGGATCAACGAGTCGGATGATGTCGGTTCCGGTACGCGGATCTGGGCGCATGCCCATGTCATGAAGGGCGCGAAGGTCGGGCGGGATTGTAATATCGGCGATGGCGCCTTTATTGAAACCGGAGCGGTTCTCGGCAACTGCGTGACCGTAAAGAACGGCGTTTCCGTTTGGGATCGGGTCACCTGTGAGGATTACGTCTTCCTGGGGCCGAATGCCGTGCTGACGAACGACCCGGTTCCCCGCAGCCATCCCGACTACAAAGGACATCAGGAGAAATGGCTCCCGACACTCCTGTGCGAAGGAACCACGATCGGCGCCAACGCGACCATCATCTGCGGCACAACGCTGGGACGGTGGTGTTTTGTCGGCGCCGGGGCCGTGGTGGTTCGAAATGTCCCCTCGCACGGCCTGGTTGTCGGCAATCCGGCCCATCAAATCGGCTGGGTCTGCCGCTGCGGCCAAAGACTCCCCGAAAATCTCACCTGTTCTTGCGGCAAGCGCTACCGTAAGAGTGATGGAGGCCTCAGGCCGGCGGAGTAA
- a CDS encoding DUF814 domain-containing protein, translating to MDAAALSILAEALNRRLAGDTAVSALLLPVPRRALLRLQSASDTSEEKDDIDFIIDLHPSHPAVWIEPFRHHPNPDPLAETLTDWLIGRTLLSIAAVPWDRTLTLRLSPQPSDDGGPGLLRCDLFGSTPRLVLLDENGNVQYRCPGGSDTGSPDHDPGPAESGVDADRIRFLDPLALESAPDAVKAELETGPPFQSSDIKFLTEYLTYTLKGCTDPMAREILHRAEESGILIKEVLQGLIKDFEQAQKAGPPNLHLYLPDESRRGESPPESPLGFLSPFELRHLSAPHLSDRHATGQAALGHREDEAILQAGRWGRHLEKRTVDQLLQQRRIQIMRSLQQSLTRLAKKLLEENKRGEATGSWRQWAQALLIHKQMIKRGSRMALLPDPMNPAEELMIPLDPTRNVPENADDYFRKAGREDRARPLREKRLACVEAVVTHLAMGEAVQGSRSWKRWLEQGDKLFPEAESKPPVTQDLRVKWQRLRSQLLPLLEAPGSQGPLEELTYRLLPASAEGRSPGGREGGRPASRRAGPKKTGAQRPESSGFHPRRFILAEGWIVLVGRSNQENDFLTHHLARSDDLWFHADHAAGSHVVLQRAGRKDNPSIRAMEEAASIAARYSKAHHSGKVPVTYTLKKFVRKPRKAPAGLALCTQTKTILVSPATEDWLKEHQAADSASKPGSSDPSSTTRFPGRQL from the coding sequence TTGGACGCAGCCGCTCTTTCCATTCTCGCCGAAGCGTTGAACCGCAGGCTGGCGGGAGACACGGCCGTTTCTGCGCTCCTCCTGCCCGTGCCGCGCCGGGCCTTGCTCCGTCTCCAAAGCGCCTCAGACACCTCTGAAGAGAAGGACGACATCGACTTTATCATTGATCTCCACCCTTCCCATCCGGCCGTTTGGATCGAACCGTTCCGCCATCATCCAAACCCCGATCCCCTGGCGGAAACTCTCACCGACTGGCTGATCGGACGGACCCTTCTGTCGATCGCGGCCGTGCCCTGGGACCGCACCTTGACCCTCCGGCTGAGTCCCCAGCCATCCGATGATGGCGGGCCGGGGCTGCTCCGATGTGACCTATTCGGTTCAACTCCGCGTCTTGTTCTGCTGGATGAAAACGGAAATGTTCAATATCGCTGCCCCGGCGGATCGGATACCGGATCGCCGGATCACGACCCCGGCCCGGCGGAATCCGGCGTCGACGCCGATCGGATTCGTTTTCTTGATCCTCTAGCGCTTGAAAGCGCGCCCGATGCGGTGAAGGCGGAACTTGAAACAGGACCTCCGTTTCAGAGTTCCGACATAAAATTTCTCACCGAGTATCTGACATATACATTAAAAGGTTGCACCGATCCCATGGCGCGGGAGATCCTCCATCGCGCGGAGGAAAGCGGGATCCTTATAAAGGAGGTTTTGCAGGGGCTCATCAAAGATTTCGAGCAGGCGCAAAAGGCCGGCCCGCCGAACCTCCATCTCTATCTCCCGGATGAGTCGCGCAGAGGGGAATCGCCGCCGGAGAGCCCGCTGGGTTTTCTCAGCCCCTTCGAGCTGCGGCATCTTTCCGCGCCGCATCTTTCGGATCGGCATGCAACCGGCCAAGCGGCGCTGGGACATCGCGAGGACGAGGCGATCCTCCAGGCCGGGCGCTGGGGCCGGCATCTCGAAAAGCGGACCGTGGACCAGCTCCTGCAGCAGCGGCGGATCCAGATCATGCGCTCCCTCCAGCAATCGCTGACCCGCCTGGCGAAAAAACTGCTGGAGGAGAACAAACGCGGAGAGGCCACGGGTTCTTGGCGTCAATGGGCGCAGGCCCTCCTTATCCACAAACAAATGATAAAGCGGGGGAGCCGGATGGCGCTTCTCCCCGATCCCATGAATCCCGCCGAGGAGCTCATGATTCCTCTCGATCCGACGCGGAATGTTCCGGAGAATGCGGATGATTATTTTCGCAAGGCCGGCCGGGAGGATCGAGCCAGGCCATTGCGGGAGAAGCGCTTAGCCTGTGTTGAAGCCGTTGTGACGCACCTGGCGATGGGCGAGGCGGTTCAGGGGTCTCGCTCCTGGAAGCGATGGCTGGAGCAGGGGGACAAGCTCTTCCCAGAGGCGGAATCCAAGCCGCCGGTGACACAGGACCTCCGGGTGAAGTGGCAGAGGCTTCGCTCGCAACTCCTTCCCCTGCTTGAGGCGCCGGGGTCGCAGGGACCCCTGGAGGAGCTTACCTACCGGCTGTTGCCCGCCTCCGCGGAAGGCCGAAGTCCCGGTGGGCGGGAAGGGGGCCGGCCGGCCTCACGCCGAGCCGGGCCCAAAAAGACCGGGGCGCAGCGGCCGGAGTCATCCGGCTTCCATCCGCGCCGCTTTATCCTGGCCGAGGGATGGATCGTCCTGGTCGGCCGCAGCAATCAGGAGAATGACTTCTTGACACACCATCTGGCCCGGTCGGATGATCTCTGGTTCCACGCCGATCATGCGGCGGGGAGCCATGTTGTCCTCCAACGCGCCGGCCGGAAGGACAATCCCAGCATCCGGGCGATGGAGGAAGCGGCATCGATCGCCGCCCGCTATAGCAAGGCCCACCATTCCGGCAAGGTCCCGGTGACCTATACGCTGAAAAAGTTCGTCCGTAAACCGCGCAAGGCCCCGGCCGGCCTTGCCCTTTGCACGCAGACCAAGACGATCTTGGTCTCACCGGCTACCGAGGATTGGCTGAAGGAACACCAGGCCGCGGACAGCGCGTCGAAGCCCGGCTCCAGCGATCCAAGCTCTACAACTCGATTTCCCGGCCGACAACTATAG
- the glgP gene encoding alpha-glucan family phosphorylase: MRELARNLQWTWQPEVIRLFRAIDPALFRSVKHNPVELLARFSKEDLEKRATDLALEPRINFAFHRLREYLDNEHTWGAFHGGPLHSRPVAYFSAEFGLHESLPIFSGGLGVLAGDHLKAASDLGVPLVGVGLFYAQGYFNQEINPEGWQSEHYFESDVELLPMDHALGPDGEPIFVKVKTRESEIKLGIWSAQVGRNRLILLDSDVEGNSDADRALTTTLYGGDQRVRIRQEHILGVGGLRALCALEICPGVIHMNEGHSAFAVLELARKLMERDAKTFSEVEETAASMTVFTTHTPVEAGHDRFSAELVESTIGPLREQIGLSEKELLGLGRVNPDNNNELFCMTVLGMKMARSINGVSAIHGRVSRAMWQSLWPETEVHQIPIGHITNGVHVHSWLAVPMAQLYDRYLREKWKTRVCYPETWERIFDIEDTEFWEVHQILKVRLVDFVERAIKVQHERWAKSGAKINNITRLDPAALTVGFARRAATYKRLGLLLDDIERFDRLVNHPEHPVQFVFSGKAHPADEPGKKLIQRVCRVTQDPRFQGKIFFVEDYGYNVSRHLVQGVDVWLNTPRRPLEACGTSGEKVLLNGGLNLSILDGWWAEAFDGTNGFAIGEGGEHANLDKQDAYDREATYNAFENEVIPLFYDRDEQGLPRGWIHRVKRAISSLGWKFNADRMVQDYTRNCYLPACGGFICSFPRGALERRLSKSGH, encoded by the coding sequence ATGAGAGAACTGGCCAGAAATCTCCAGTGGACCTGGCAGCCTGAAGTCATCCGTTTGTTTCGCGCCATTGATCCGGCTCTCTTTCGCTCGGTTAAACATAATCCGGTTGAGCTTCTCGCCCGCTTTTCAAAAGAGGATTTGGAAAAACGGGCGACGGATCTCGCACTGGAGCCTCGGATCAATTTCGCCTTTCACAGGCTGCGGGAATATCTCGACAACGAACATACATGGGGAGCCTTTCACGGCGGCCCTCTTCATTCCAGACCCGTCGCCTATTTCTCCGCCGAATTCGGCCTGCATGAGTCGCTGCCGATCTTTTCCGGCGGCCTGGGTGTGCTGGCCGGCGATCATCTGAAGGCTGCTTCCGATCTCGGCGTGCCGCTGGTCGGCGTCGGTCTCTTTTATGCTCAAGGTTACTTCAACCAGGAGATCAATCCGGAGGGGTGGCAATCCGAACATTATTTTGAGTCGGATGTTGAACTGCTGCCGATGGATCACGCCTTGGGGCCCGATGGTGAACCGATCTTCGTTAAAGTAAAAACCCGTGAATCGGAAATAAAGCTCGGTATCTGGTCCGCCCAGGTCGGACGGAACCGCCTGATCCTTCTCGATTCCGATGTGGAAGGAAACAGCGACGCCGACCGCGCCCTGACCACGACACTCTACGGAGGCGATCAGCGAGTCCGGATCCGCCAGGAACATATTCTCGGTGTCGGCGGCCTGCGCGCCCTCTGCGCTCTGGAGATATGCCCCGGAGTCATTCATATGAACGAGGGGCACAGCGCCTTCGCCGTCTTGGAACTCGCCCGGAAGTTGATGGAACGCGACGCTAAAACTTTTTCAGAAGTGGAAGAAACCGCCGCCTCAATGACAGTTTTTACAACCCACACACCGGTGGAAGCCGGTCACGACCGCTTTTCCGCAGAATTGGTTGAATCGACCATCGGCCCGCTGCGCGAGCAGATCGGTCTCTCTGAGAAGGAACTCCTCGGTCTGGGACGCGTCAATCCTGACAACAACAACGAACTCTTCTGCATGACGGTTCTGGGGATGAAGATGGCCCGCTCGATCAACGGTGTCTCCGCCATCCATGGACGAGTGAGCCGCGCCATGTGGCAATCACTTTGGCCCGAGACCGAAGTCCATCAAATCCCGATCGGCCACATTACCAACGGCGTGCATGTTCACTCATGGCTCGCCGTGCCGATGGCGCAACTCTACGATCGTTACCTTCGGGAGAAATGGAAAACACGGGTCTGTTATCCCGAAACTTGGGAGCGGATCTTTGACATTGAGGATACCGAATTCTGGGAAGTCCACCAGATCCTTAAGGTCCGTCTCGTTGACTTCGTAGAGCGGGCCATAAAGGTCCAACATGAGCGCTGGGCAAAAAGCGGCGCCAAGATCAACAATATCACCCGCCTCGATCCAGCAGCGTTGACCGTCGGTTTTGCACGGCGCGCGGCAACGTATAAGCGCTTGGGACTCCTTTTGGATGATATCGAGCGGTTCGATCGCCTGGTGAATCATCCCGAGCACCCGGTGCAGTTTGTCTTCTCCGGGAAGGCGCACCCCGCCGACGAGCCTGGGAAGAAGTTGATCCAGCGTGTTTGCAGGGTGACACAGGACCCCCGTTTCCAGGGAAAAATCTTCTTCGTTGAAGATTACGGTTACAATGTCTCCCGGCACCTTGTTCAAGGTGTCGATGTCTGGCTGAATACGCCGCGGCGTCCTCTGGAAGCATGCGGAACCAGCGGAGAAAAAGTCCTGCTGAATGGCGGATTGAATCTTTCGATCCTGGACGGCTGGTGGGCCGAGGCTTTCGACGGCACCAACGGTTTCGCCATCGGCGAGGGGGGAGAACACGCCAATCTGGACAAACAAGACGCCTATGACCGGGAGGCCACCTATAACGCCTTTGAAAACGAGGTCATCCCCCTCTTCTACGACCGCGACGAGCAGGGTCTCCCCCGGGGCTGGATCCATCGTGTAAAGCGGGCGATCAGCAGTCTCGGCTGGAAGTTTAATGCCGACCGGATGGTGCAGGACTATACCCGGAACTGCTATCTACCGGCTTGTGGAGGATTTATCTGCAGCTTCCCGCGTGGGGCGCTGGAGCGGAGGCTCTCCAAATCAGGGCACTAG
- a CDS encoding DUF2089 domain-containing protein, translated as MDISQCTCPDCGNPMKITTTRCETCNIKLNGEFEVSALARLPLEDQLFVMAFLRHHGSIKKMEDLFGISYPTVKNKLNLIVSRLDKSFDVPSTNSFILDQLAAGEITVDEALRRMS; from the coding sequence ATGGATATTTCTCAATGCACTTGCCCCGATTGTGGAAACCCGATGAAGATCACCACGACAAGATGCGAGACGTGTAACATCAAGCTAAATGGTGAGTTCGAGGTTTCCGCCCTTGCTCGTCTGCCCCTTGAGGATCAGCTCTTTGTGATGGCCTTCCTGCGGCACCACGGTTCCATTAAAAAAATGGAGGATCTCTTCGGGATCAGCTATCCGACAGTGAAGAACAAGCTCAATCTCATCGTTTCCCGCCTCGACAAGAGCTTCGACGTCCCTTCCACCAACTCCTTCATTCTTGATCAACTCGCAGCCGGCGAGATCACGGTCGACGAGGCCTTGAGGAGGATGAGCTGA
- a CDS encoding DUF2089 domain-containing protein, translating to MSERKQILDMLAAGTITPEEAERLLDKLKSSESGSFETKSYAEGFQSKTNERRTTGTPKFLRVLVNSKNGETVNIRVPLALIRTGIKLGAMLPDEAKIKLNEKGIDLSQFQGLEQDELLEALKTLSIDIDSSNGDVVKVFCE from the coding sequence ATGTCTGAACGCAAGCAGATTCTGGATATGCTGGCCGCCGGAACGATTACACCGGAAGAGGCGGAGCGCCTGCTGGATAAATTGAAATCCAGTGAGAGCGGATCTTTTGAAACAAAATCTTACGCGGAAGGTTTTCAATCAAAGACAAACGAGCGCAGAACGACGGGGACTCCCAAATTCCTGCGGGTTCTCGTGAACAGCAAGAACGGCGAGACGGTCAACATCCGGGTCCCGCTTGCCTTAATCCGCACAGGGATAAAGCTTGGCGCCATGCTTCCAGATGAAGCGAAGATCAAGCTGAACGAGAAGGGCATCGATCTGTCGCAATTCCAGGGCCTCGAGCAGGATGAATTATTGGAGGCGCTGAAGACCCTGTCGATCGATATCGATTCATCCAACGGCGATGTGGTGAAGGTATTCTGTGAATAG
- a CDS encoding ABC transporter ATP-binding protein/permease — MSTEQSDKQAETPTDSNTREDGMTSRNVMGSGTLKGVKAHLRWLWGYWRPHTPILISLTLFTLVSTAVAVAYPLVFRWVIDRLTEIVGQSSEGAKIVSVMTALGFIALGRIVAGLYPATRALMNLRLDKDIREDVFGHLMQKDYCFNNAFRTGDVVTRLTDDIYEFPKISWFGCSGIFRAIESASKMLFCLGVMMTLNWKLTLVSVIPLPIMMWLFYNLRHKIRLYVQASQESISKTSDLLEAAFSGIRIVKAFRAEEGQSNRLSELMKERRGIFLGLMKIQTVLWSLDTLASRVGQMIVIAVGGYMVIRGEMTIGTLFAFYVFLDMLAHPMMDLPHLFMTGQQAFVSIDRVEEIKQYPVKITREKGDELDEIQKIAFDNVSFAYDDGRMTVSEATFQISAGSRVAIVGPVASGKSTLLKLLAGILIPQKGEVRVNGRLFSEWDWDSYRRHLGYVPQEGVLFSKSVAENVLFGRSVPDAENMALTNEGAAGDTAEDMAVDTIAETAQDEEWTRRCLSIAQMNQDLKVLPEGMQTMVGQKGSLVSGGQKQRIAIARALAGRPRVLLLDDCTAALDAHNEDRFWERLDNEFGNCTCFIVSHRLATIRRADRILVLNGGRLVDQGTHDELAVRCDTYRKFLITEHRKAHLKASAGGVTSAKAQV, encoded by the coding sequence ATGAGTACCGAACAGAGTGACAAACAGGCCGAGACGCCAACCGATTCCAATACGAGGGAAGACGGCATGACGTCGCGGAATGTCATGGGTTCGGGCACACTCAAGGGTGTGAAAGCCCATCTGCGCTGGCTGTGGGGCTACTGGCGGCCGCATACTCCCATCCTCATCTCTCTGACCCTCTTTACCCTCGTCTCAACAGCGGTCGCGGTCGCCTATCCCCTTGTCTTTCGCTGGGTGATCGACCGCCTCACAGAAATTGTCGGGCAAAGCAGCGAAGGCGCAAAGATCGTCAGCGTTATGACGGCGTTGGGATTTATCGCCCTGGGGCGGATCGTGGCTGGTTTGTATCCGGCCACCCGGGCTCTCATGAATCTGCGTCTTGACAAGGATATTCGTGAGGATGTCTTCGGCCACCTCATGCAAAAGGATTATTGCTTCAACAATGCCTTCCGGACCGGGGATGTCGTCACGCGTCTGACCGATGATATCTATGAGTTTCCCAAGATCTCCTGGTTCGGCTGCTCGGGGATCTTCAGGGCGATCGAGTCGGCGTCAAAGATGCTCTTCTGTCTCGGTGTCATGATGACGCTGAACTGGAAGCTGACCCTTGTCTCGGTTATCCCGCTGCCGATCATGATGTGGCTCTTCTACAACCTGCGGCACAAGATCCGTCTTTATGTGCAGGCGTCGCAGGAGTCTATCTCAAAGACGAGCGATCTTCTCGAAGCGGCCTTTTCCGGGATCCGCATTGTCAAAGCCTTTCGCGCGGAAGAGGGGCAAAGTAACCGGCTGTCGGAGCTGATGAAGGAGCGCCGCGGGATCTTCTTGGGATTGATGAAGATTCAGACCGTGCTCTGGTCGCTGGATACGCTGGCCAGCCGGGTCGGTCAAATGATCGTCATTGCTGTCGGCGGATACATGGTTATACGCGGCGAGATGACAATCGGCACGCTCTTTGCCTTTTATGTCTTTCTGGATATGCTGGCTCATCCGATGATGGACCTTCCCCATCTCTTCATGACGGGGCAGCAGGCTTTTGTTTCGATCGACCGTGTCGAAGAGATCAAGCAATACCCGGTGAAGATCACACGCGAGAAGGGTGATGAACTGGATGAGATCCAGAAGATCGCCTTCGACAATGTCTCATTTGCCTACGATGACGGCAGGATGACTGTTTCGGAGGCGACATTCCAAATCTCCGCCGGGTCGCGGGTTGCCATCGTGGGCCCTGTCGCGAGCGGCAAATCGACCCTGTTGAAGCTGCTGGCCGGCATCCTCATTCCGCAGAAGGGGGAGGTGCGCGTCAACGGGCGGCTGTTCAGCGAATGGGATTGGGACTCATATAGGCGGCATCTCGGCTATGTGCCCCAAGAAGGCGTTCTCTTCTCGAAGTCGGTCGCCGAAAATGTCCTCTTCGGGCGTTCCGTACCGGATGCGGAGAATATGGCTTTAACAAACGAGGGCGCGGCCGGAGACACAGCAGAAGATATGGCTGTGGACACGATCGCAGAGACGGCCCAGGACGAAGAATGGACCCGCCGATGCCTATCGATTGCCCAGATGAACCAGGACTTGAAGGTCTTGCCGGAAGGAATGCAGACCATGGTGGGACAGAAGGGATCGCTGGTATCGGGCGGGCAGAAGCAGCGGATCGCCATTGCGCGGGCCCTCGCGGGACGTCCGCGGGTTCTGCTATTAGATGATTGCACCGCGGCGCTGGATGCACATAATGAGGATCGATTCTGGGAACGGCTGGATAATGAATTCGGAAACTGCACCTGCTTTATCGTGTCGCATCGGCTGGCGACGATCCGGCGGGCGGATAGAATTCTGGTTCTGAACGGCGGCCGTTTGGTTGACCAGGGAACACACGACGAGTTGGCTGTACGCTGCGACACTTACAGGAAGTTCCTGATCACCGAACATCGTAAAGCGCACCTAAAGGCGTCAGCGGGGGGAGTAACATCCGCCAAGGCACAGGTCTAA
- a CDS encoding ABC transporter ATP-binding protein/permease, with product MFWDDEDDPNLEGEQRARHLSARQMLMGRILPLFRPYRGKLLLSTLMMFVVVAAELGGPLLVRHVLDKDIPGNNGAGIVIRAVAYALLFGVGMGMAYLQVIVMVKVGLKIVTGLRQKVFSHLMTLSLAYFDKNPPGWLMARVESDVERLLILFSEVSIAIFRNGVLLIGTFLVMLFASVKVTLTILAIMTPIIFSTYFFLRYIRKGFRTVRRLYAKISGFLTEYVQGIPILQIYGYTEKARMDLMKFNQDKYVKEVKLAYVEYGFWGIFSAMEIVAVMMIIYVSAPQVLGATMTIGTLILFIEYTRRLFWPLLMFSEQLNFIQRAFASADRVFELLDTPSRTPDRPGASSHVPAVWEEMAFENVSFSYDGGAKALDNVSFRVRRGEKIALVGLSGGGKTTVTNMILRYYEPQAGFITLDRVDIREYKQGAWRKKIGLVLQDIHLFPGSLGDNLRVLRDEIPKEALDRAIRVVHAEEMIQRLPKGYDTELSEGGTNLSMGERQLLCFARAVVEDPDILILDEATSSVDPMTEQKIQASLDHLMEGRTSLIVAHRLATITKADRILVLHEGALAEEGTHDELYQKGGIYRDLFDLQFAAQSGAEGGNGKNGRKR from the coding sequence ATGTTTTGGGACGACGAGGACGATCCGAATCTGGAAGGTGAGCAGCGCGCCCGGCACCTGTCCGCGCGGCAAATGCTGATGGGCCGGATTTTGCCTCTTTTCAGACCCTACCGCGGGAAGCTCCTCCTCTCGACGCTCATGATGTTTGTCGTCGTCGCGGCGGAATTGGGCGGACCTCTCCTGGTAAGGCATGTCCTCGATAAAGACATCCCGGGGAACAACGGAGCCGGTATTGTCATCCGGGCGGTTGCCTACGCGCTGCTCTTCGGTGTAGGGATGGGTATGGCCTATCTTCAGGTCATTGTGATGGTGAAGGTCGGTCTGAAGATCGTCACCGGTCTCCGGCAGAAGGTCTTTTCCCATCTGATGACATTATCACTGGCCTACTTTGACAAAAACCCTCCGGGTTGGTTGATGGCGCGGGTGGAAAGTGATGTGGAAAGGCTGCTGATACTTTTCTCGGAGGTCTCGATCGCCATTTTCCGCAACGGCGTCCTGCTGATCGGAACATTTCTGGTGATGCTTTTCGCAAGTGTCAAGGTGACGCTCACAATCCTCGCCATTATGACGCCGATCATTTTCTCGACCTATTTCTTTCTTCGGTATATTCGCAAAGGATTTCGCACGGTGCGCCGGCTCTATGCGAAGATCTCGGGATTTCTGACCGAGTATGTTCAAGGGATTCCGATACTGCAGATCTACGGGTATACCGAGAAGGCCCGTATGGATCTTATGAAGTTCAATCAGGACAAGTACGTCAAAGAGGTCAAACTGGCCTATGTCGAGTATGGGTTCTGGGGGATCTTCTCCGCGATGGAGATTGTCGCAGTTATGATGATCATCTATGTCAGCGCGCCGCAGGTCTTGGGCGCGACGATGACAATCGGAACCCTGATTCTCTTTATCGAATATACGCGGCGCCTGTTCTGGCCGCTGCTCATGTTTTCCGAGCAACTCAACTTCATCCAGCGCGCTTTCGCGTCGGCGGACCGTGTTTTTGAGCTGCTCGATACGCCATCCAGGACTCCCGACCGGCCCGGTGCGAGTTCCCATGTGCCGGCGGTATGGGAAGAGATGGCGTTCGAAAATGTAAGCTTTTCCTATGACGGCGGCGCGAAGGCGCTCGATAATGTAAGCTTTCGAGTCCGGCGGGGGGAAAAGATCGCTCTGGTCGGGTTGTCCGGCGGCGGCAAGACAACCGTCACCAACATGATCCTCCGTTATTACGAACCTCAGGCCGGGTTCATCACTCTTGACCGGGTTGATATCAGGGAATACAAGCAGGGCGCCTGGCGGAAAAAAATCGGACTCGTTCTACAGGACATTCATCTCTTCCCCGGATCATTGGGCGACAACCTGCGTGTCTTGCGGGATGAGATTCCGAAAGAGGCCTTGGACCGGGCGATCCGCGTCGTCCACGCCGAGGAGATGATTCAGCGCCTGCCGAAGGGATATGACACTGAGTTGTCGGAAGGCGGAACGAATCTTTCGATGGGTGAGCGACAACTTCTCTGTTTTGCCCGCGCCGTCGTCGAGGATCCGGACATCCTGATTTTAGATGAAGCGACCTCGTCGGTCGATCCGATGACAGAACAGAAAATCCAGGCATCGTTGGATCATCTTATGGAGGGGCGGACATCCTTGATCGTCGCGCACCGTTTGGCAACGATAACAAAGGCCGACCGGATTCTCGTTCTTCACGAAGGGGCGTTGGCCGAAGAGGGAACTCACGACGAGCTTTATCAAAAGGGAGGAATTTACCGGGATCTCTTTGATTTGCAATTCGCGGCGCAGAGCGGAGCCGAAGGCGGCAACGGGAAGAATGGGCGGAAACGATGA